DNA sequence from the bacterium genome:
AGCACGTCGACGACACGGGCGACCACGGCCGGGGCGAGGCCCTTCGTCGGCTCGTCGATCAGGAGGATGCGGTTCGGATTCAAGAGCGCCCGCGCGATCGCCAGCATCTGCTGCTGGCCGCCGGACAGCGTCCCCGCCCGCTGCGCGCCCCGCGGGCGGAGATCGGGAAACACGTCATAGACGAGGTCGTAGCGGGGCCGGCCGTCCCGCTCCGCGAGCCGCAGGTTTTCCGCGACCGTCAGACCCGCGAAGACATCGCGGTTTTCGGGCACGTAGCCGACGCGGCGCTGCACCACGGCATGCGCGGGCAGCCCGCCCACGTCTTCCCCGTCCAGCCGCACGCGGCCGCGGTGCGGCACGAGTCCCAGGATCGCCCGCAGCGTCGTCGTCTTCCCGGCGCCGTTCCGGCCGAGCAGCGCCGTGGTGCCCCCCTCCTCCACGGCGAACGTC
Encoded proteins:
- a CDS encoding ABC transporter ATP-binding protein, encoding MNAVPVLAVDGLAVQFGESRVLHGATFAVEEGGTTALLGRNGAGKTTTLRAILGLVPHRGRVRLDGEDVGGLPAHAVVQRRVGYVPENRDVFAGLTVAENLRLAERDGRPRYDLVYDVFPDLRPRGAQRAGTLSGGQQQMLAIARALLNPNRILLIDEPTKGLAPAVVARVVDVLARIGREVTILLVEQNLAAARRLAERAIVLDQGRVVYAGSLGAFLADREGAHRHLGVALDAAP